Proteins encoded within one genomic window of Terriglobales bacterium:
- the secG gene encoding preprotein translocase subunit SecG yields the protein MLLIAITTVHIIVCIFLIVVVLLQSGKSADIAAAFGGMGSQTAFGPRGTATLLSKATTWSAVIFMLTSITLSIMASRRTSGSVFEGTKAAPTQSKPATPAPAPSNPAPQK from the coding sequence ATGCTGTTGATTGCGATTACGACCGTTCACATCATCGTTTGCATTTTCCTGATCGTGGTGGTGCTGCTGCAAAGCGGCAAGAGCGCCGACATTGCCGCCGCCTTCGGCGGCATGGGCAGCCAGACCGCCTTCGGCCCGCGGGGCACGGCCACGCTGCTGAGCAAGGCCACCACGTGGTCGGCCGTCATCTTCATGCTGACTTCGATCACGCTTTCGATCATGGCGTCGCGCCGCACGTCGGGTTCGGTGTTTGAGGGAACCAAGGCCGCTCCCACGCAGAGCAAGCCGGCCACGCCAGCGCCGGCGCCATCGAATCCGGCGCCGCAGAAGTAG